Part of the Crossiella cryophila genome, CCTGGCCTGACCGGCGACGGCTCGCGTTCGGCGCGGTCGCGCCGGCCAGGCGTGTTCAGTCGCTCGCCCGGCCGACCGTGCTCTCCCTGATCTCCAGGGTGAAGTCGGCCTGGAACTCCCGTGCGGGCATGTCCGCGCCGTTGATCCGTTCCAGGAGCATCTGGACCGCGACCGAGGCGATCTGGGCCTTGTCCGGGCGGATCGTGGTCAGCGTGGGGGTGCTGAACCGGCCGTCCTCGATGTCGTCCACGCCGACCAGGGCCACGTCCTCGGGCACCCGCAGGCCCCTGGCCAGCAGGGTGCGCAGTGCGCCGAGGGCGAGCAGGTCGTTGAAGCAGAACACCGCGTCGGGCGGTTCGGGCAGCGCGAGCAGCGCCGCCATGGCCTCCGCGCCGGGCGGGCGGTGGTAGCTGGGCACCGGCACGACCAGGTCGGGGTCCAGCGGGATGCGGGCGGCGGCCAGTGCCTGGGCGTATCCGGCCAGCCGCAGGTTGGAGGTGTCCTGGCCGACCACCACCCTGGCGCCGATGGCGGCGATCCGGCGGCGGCCAAGGCCGATCAGGTGTTCGGTGGCGGCGCGGGCGGCGGCGATGTTGTCGATGACCACGTGGTCGGCGGCGCCGGGTCCGATCCGCTCGCCCAGCAGCACCACGGGCATCTCGGTGCCGAGCCGGGCCAGGTCCTCGCCGTCGAGGGCCAGCGGGCTGAGGATGAGGCCGTCCACGGTGCGGGTGCGCAGGCCGGAGGCGAGCAGCAGCTCGCGTTCGCGCACGCCCTCGGTCTGTTCGATCAGCACCGCCCAGGACTGGGCCTCCGCACAGCCGATGACGGATCTGGCCAGCTCGCTGAAGTAGGGTATGTCCAGCTCGGGCAGGGCCAGGGCGATGATGCCGGATCGGCCGTACCGCAGGTGGCGCGCGGTGAGGTTGGGCTGGTATCCCAGCTCGGTGATGGCCTGCCGCACCTTGGCCCTGGTCTGTTCGCTGACGTGGGTGTAGTCGTTGACGACGTTGGAGACCGTCTTCACCGACACCCCGGCCAGCGCGGCGACGTCTTTCAGGCTCACGCCCATGGAGAAGCACTTTACATCGTTGTAAAACACCTCGGTCGCGGGACTGTCACAATTCACGCCTTATCGGGCGAAGTCCCCCGCTCGCACCTTTACAACGTTGTTTACAACGCTGTAGAAACTAGCCGCGGCCGAGGGGGATTGGTCGTGCTGGGGGTTCTGGAGGCGCCGTGTCAAGACGCAGTCGGAGGATCGGACAGCCGGGTGGTACCCGGGTGGACGGTCACCTGGACCGGCGGCGGTTCCTCCAGGGGACCGCGGCGCTCGCGCTGGGTTTGGGGGTTGGCGCGAGCGCATGCGGTCCGCAGGGTGCGGCTGAGGGGACGCCGCTGAAGTTCTGGAACCTGTTCACCGGTGGTGACGGGGCCAGGATGATGGAGCTGGTCACCGCGTTCCAGCAGGCCCGGCCCGAGGTGTCGCTGCAGGCCACCACACTGTCCTGGGGCACGCCGTACTACACCAAGCTGGCCATGGCCGCCGCCGGTGGCCGCTCCCCCGACGTCGCGGTGCTGCACCTGTCCCGGCTGGCCGGGTACGCCCCCGCCGGGTTGCTCGACCCGTACGACCCCGCGCTGCTGGCGGAGTTCGGGCTGACCGCCTCGGCCTTCCCGGCCGCGGCCTGGCAACGCGCCCAGCACCAGGGCCTGGTCTACGCGCTGCCGCTGGACACCCACCCGCTGGTGCTCTTCTACAACACCGAGATCTGCGGCAAAGCCGGTCTGCTCGGACCGGACGGGCGACTGCTGCCACTGCGTGGCGAGGCCGCGTTGCTGGACGCCTTCCGGCGGGCCAAGCAGGCCGGGGCCCAGCAGGGCGTGGTGATGGCGGTGTCGGCGGACATCAACCCGTGGCGGCTGTTCTGGACGCTGTACCGGCAGCAGGGCGGCGAACTGTTCGACCCGGCCGCCACCAGGCTGGTCCTGGACGAGGCCAAGGCACTGCGCGCGCTGAAGTTCCTGCGCGCGATCACCGTGGAGTCCGGGGTGGCCCGCGGCGACCTCAACAACAACGCCGCGGTGGCCATGTTCGGCAGCGGACAGGCCGGGTTCTTCTGGAACGGCGAATGGGAGATGCCCACCTTCGTCGAACAGAACACTCCGTTCGACGTCATACCCTTCCCGGCGATATATGACACGGCCGGAGTGCACGGCGACGCGCACGCGCTGGTCCTGCCGCACCGGGCCGACCGTGATCCCGCCCGCACCAGGGCC contains:
- a CDS encoding LacI family DNA-binding transcriptional regulator, whose translation is MGVSLKDVAALAGVSVKTVSNVVNDYTHVSEQTRAKVRQAITELGYQPNLTARHLRYGRSGIIALALPELDIPYFSELARSVIGCAEAQSWAVLIEQTEGVRERELLLASGLRTRTVDGLILSPLALDGEDLARLGTEMPVVLLGERIGPGAADHVVIDNIAAARAATEHLIGLGRRRIAAIGARVVVGQDTSNLRLAGYAQALAAARIPLDPDLVVPVPSYHRPPGAEAMAALLALPEPPDAVFCFNDLLALGALRTLLARGLRVPEDVALVGVDDIEDGRFSTPTLTTIRPDKAQIASVAVQMLLERINGADMPAREFQADFTLEIRESTVGRASD
- a CDS encoding extracellular solute-binding protein gives rise to the protein MDGHLDRRRFLQGTAALALGLGVGASACGPQGAAEGTPLKFWNLFTGGDGARMMELVTAFQQARPEVSLQATTLSWGTPYYTKLAMAAAGGRSPDVAVLHLSRLAGYAPAGLLDPYDPALLAEFGLTASAFPAAAWQRAQHQGLVYALPLDTHPLVLFYNTEICGKAGLLGPDGRLLPLRGEAALLDAFRRAKQAGAQQGVVMAVSADINPWRLFWTLYRQQGGELFDPAATRLVLDEAKALRALKFLRAITVESGVARGDLNNNAAVAMFGSGQAGFFWNGEWEMPTFVEQNTPFDVIPFPAIYDTAGVHGDAHALVLPHRADRDPARTRAAVDFVRFLLQHSLTWAKGGHIPAYRPVATSPEYAQLGPASRYAAAADSLELDPPCWFGGAASELQNRAGAVFSQVCAGGLTPEAAIPEFTSAMRTLLATPRPQL